In Quadrisphaera sp. DSM 44207, one DNA window encodes the following:
- a CDS encoding NYN domain-containing protein yields MTQTAGAGEEVAGGRRTTYLLVDGENIDATLGMSVLGRRPQPEERPRWDRVRDFATEVWQQPVRALFFLNATSGTMPMSFVQALLAMGYRPLPLAGGPGEKVVDLGIQRTLDALLPRDGDILLASHDGDFHEHMARLLQGPGRRVGLLGFREFVSSTFGDLTADGLSVFDLEDDVRCFTGVLPRVRVIPLAEFDPTRYL; encoded by the coding sequence GTGACGCAGACCGCGGGCGCTGGCGAGGAGGTCGCCGGCGGGCGGCGCACCACCTACCTGCTGGTCGACGGCGAGAACATCGACGCCACCCTCGGCATGAGCGTGCTCGGCCGGCGGCCCCAGCCGGAGGAGCGGCCGCGCTGGGACCGGGTGCGCGACTTCGCCACCGAGGTCTGGCAGCAGCCGGTGCGCGCGCTGTTCTTCCTCAACGCCACCTCCGGCACGATGCCGATGAGCTTCGTGCAGGCCCTGCTGGCCATGGGCTACCGGCCGCTGCCGCTGGCCGGTGGGCCGGGAGAGAAGGTCGTCGACCTCGGCATCCAGCGCACCCTCGACGCCCTGCTCCCGCGCGACGGCGACATCCTGCTCGCCAGCCACGACGGCGACTTCCACGAGCACATGGCGCGCCTGCTGCAGGGCCCGGGCCGCCGGGTCGGACTGCTGGGCTTCCGCGAGTTCGTCAGCTCGACCTTCGGGGACCTGACCGCCGACGGCCTGTCGGTCTTCGACCTCGAGGACGACGTCCGCTGCTTCACCGGCGTGCTGCCGCGGGTGCGCGTCATCCCCCTCGCCGAGTTCGACCCCACCCGCTATCTCTGA